In Nicotiana tabacum cultivar K326 chromosome 11, ASM71507v2, whole genome shotgun sequence, a single window of DNA contains:
- the LOC142166029 gene encoding uncharacterized protein LOC142166029: MFTSYSKDDPSDLQHKGREVQNTETERKRERTKICFPVGIPVLRNFAAVSSTFRKSWPQFASISALFSSDIKNFEDIKIFDKEFVNTSFKNLFEVLFFANYLSIKGLFEFLCQTIADRIKNKSVKAVRKIFNVTNDYTEEEEVKVYEKNKWAFEGERDESVD; this comes from the exons Atgtttacctcctatagcaaag ACGACCCTTCAGATCTTCAACATAAGGGAAGGGAGGTCCAAAACACAGAAacagagagaaaaagagagaggacGAAGATCTGCTTCCCTGTGGGAATTCCAGTTTTACGAAATTTTGCAGCAGTTTCGTCTACTTTTAGAAAATCTTGGCCTCAATTTGCTTCAATCAGTGCTCTCTTCTCTTCTGATATCAAAAACTTCGAAGACATCAAAATTTTCGACAAGGAATTCGTGAACACTAGCTTTAAAAACCTATTTGAAGTTCTATTTTTTGCTAATTACCTTAGCATTAAGGGCTTATTTGAGTTTTTATGTCAGACAATTGCTGATAGAATTAAGAACAAGTCGGTGAAGGCTGTTAGGAAGATATTTAATGTAACTAATGATTACACAGAAGAGGAAGAGGTAAAGGTTTATGAGAAAAATAAGTGGGCCTTTGAAGGAGAACGTGACGAATCTGTTGATTAG